In one Aquabacterium sp. OR-4 genomic region, the following are encoded:
- a CDS encoding hydrogenase small subunit, giving the protein METFYDVMRRQGISRRSLMKYCSLTATSLGLGPAFVPQIAHAMETKPRTPVLWLHGLECTCCSESFIRSAHPLAKDVVLSMISLDYDDTLMAAAGHQAEAILEEIMAKYKGNYILAVEGNPPLNEDGMFCIQSGKPFVEKLKRVAKDSKAIIAWGSCASWGCVQAAKPNPTQATPIHKVITDKPIIKVPGCPPIAEVMTGVITYMLTFDRMPELDRQGRPKMFYSQRIHDKCYRRPHFDAGQFVESFDDEAARKGYCLYKVGCKGPTSYNACSTVQWNEGTSFPIKAGHGCIGCSEDGFWDKGSFYDRLTDIHQFGIEANADQVGGTAAGVVGAAVAAHAAVSALKRVASKDTADTGAK; this is encoded by the coding sequence ATGGAGACCTTCTACGACGTGATGCGCCGGCAGGGCATTTCGCGGCGCAGCCTGATGAAGTACTGCTCGCTCACCGCCACCTCGCTGGGCCTGGGGCCGGCCTTCGTGCCGCAGATCGCACATGCCATGGAGACCAAGCCGCGCACGCCGGTGCTGTGGCTGCATGGCCTGGAGTGCACCTGCTGCTCCGAGAGCTTCATCCGCAGCGCGCACCCGCTGGCCAAGGACGTGGTGCTGTCGATGATCAGCCTGGACTACGACGACACGCTGATGGCCGCCGCCGGCCACCAGGCCGAGGCCATCCTCGAAGAGATCATGGCCAAGTACAAGGGCAACTACATCCTGGCCGTGGAGGGCAACCCGCCGCTCAACGAGGACGGCATGTTCTGCATCCAGTCGGGCAAGCCCTTCGTCGAGAAGCTCAAGCGCGTGGCCAAGGACAGCAAGGCCATCATCGCCTGGGGCTCGTGCGCCAGCTGGGGCTGCGTGCAGGCCGCCAAGCCCAACCCCACGCAGGCCACGCCGATCCACAAGGTGATCACCGACAAGCCGATCATCAAGGTGCCCGGCTGTCCGCCGATCGCCGAGGTGATGACCGGCGTGATCACCTACATGCTCACCTTCGACCGCATGCCCGAGCTCGACCGCCAGGGCCGGCCGAAGATGTTCTACAGCCAGCGCATCCACGACAAGTGCTATCGCCGGCCGCATTTCGACGCCGGCCAGTTCGTCGAGTCCTTCGACGACGAGGCCGCGCGCAAGGGCTACTGCCTCTACAAGGTGGGCTGCAAGGGCCCGACCAGCTACAACGCCTGCTCCACGGTGCAGTGGAACGAGGGCACCAGCTTCCCGATCAAGGCCGGCCACGGCTGCATCGGCTGCTCGGAAGACGGTTTCTGGGACAAGGGCTCGTTCTACGACCGACTGACCGACATCCACCAGTTCGGCATCGAGGCCAACGCCGACCAGGTGGGCGGCACGGC
- a CDS encoding CHAT domain-containing protein, with amino-acid sequence MTQPTHRAPVTIVTPPGRRIAQPELPRGLRQDQRGTDSDARFLPPGFVRAVDAVDLSAGARDLAGGAGQALSPGASQVLAIELDEGITLYTSPENLQRTLAQVAPEAVTADGRVLLEALETRAASTRAIRATGGAARLVARVTTLEVGQAGDAITQLAGSKLREWLGDRLVGEAAEQLGITWWGTKALMWAIEDRHGRTHGLYRWVGGETQPAALFAPEHDPRLAKEAAQGPVLVFIHGTASSVGGSFGDLQAGAPDTWRLLELQYGERIYGFEHRSLSESPIENALQLARALPEGARLHLVSHSRGGQVGDLLCMATHDGAELDALLEAYAVDEVALGGVDDETDRARLRAELATAYERQRAALRELATLLRTRRFKVERYVRVACPARGTRLASGNFDVFLSGLLSLVGLVPGLAGNPWYMAFKRVVLEIARNRTRPQRVPGIEAMLPGAPMARLLARLPAQAGTAMAVIAGDIEGGGLLKRLGVLFTDHMFFDGVDNDLVVDSDSMSAGVARPATTRRLFDQGPEVNHFRYFTNSSTREALRQWLTEADPGALAQFSPLPALAPERSLAETQRRDTVRASQRGLEPASLPVVIVLPGVMGSHLWVNGRDRVWMDPLDLLAGGLRKLAFGLPGVSPEKLFDPSYGELCEHLAASHQVERFAYDWRLPLDALGDALAERVRRVLEASAPAGAAPRPVRLLAHSMGGLVVRAMAARHPALWEALMQRPGARLVMLGTPNHGSHQMVEMLIGKGDTVRLLARADLRHSLQQLLDLVGGFRGALALLPRPGFLDEAAMLQGADRQQPDYFAPALWERLRAEMTDLWFGNGVVARLQPAALSAASWLWRQPGPAAGLPAAHAERCFYVHGVAASTPCGMVQRNGRWQMLATPRGDGTVTWVSGRLEGIAAAHHFYMPAGHGALADTPEYFDSLALLLAEGQPGRLLSSPPRVRDASGAEVVELQAYDAGPPQVPSAEELAASLLRREPRAPVRDAAGRGQRQLSVRVRNDDLRALDRPILVGHYAQDAISGAEALIDRDLVHGALRQRYDLGLYAGAAGTATVVLPAPNAMERARGSRRGAVVAGLGVFDGSLGAPALTGAVRNAVTRLLLQLLDSGEPAPADPAAAGIALATLLIGYNTAANLGLGDVMTALIRGTAEANHRFHEATGSPWHVDALDIVELYRDTAISAARQLERVAAQLSAGRALRCRIAVQPLLEGGGARERLLDARGASYWSRLMVSCAGDEASVTPGSPDLDTDTEAEPAAAAPAPAAAAARMRRGMAGRLRFLYLGSGRARVEAQVQQRQPGLVERLVEQQLRQPTIDLAFGRTLFQLMVPNALKDVVRQLDRAVLVLDGATANLPWEMMRVDDEPLACRAALVRQLATLQYATQVHQAAGRRALVIGNPSYAGFGRAFTLPGTAPWPDPDSLSGAETEAEAVVQVLRQALWEPTALIGQQQRALPIINTLLGQPWRLLHIAAHGVVDLPHPDGNARSGVVLSDGLLITAAEVAAMPAVPELVFLNCCHLGQLDLDADAPHLGHRNRLAASLARELIQAGVRAVVVAGWAVDDRAAELFARTFYERLLLGRQNFGDAVHEARRAAYAAHRQGTTWGAYQAYGDPGWRFGGDVAEAGAAAASAATAKAPAAPTVLVSPRELVAELQQRCRDLRRQGTPLTPSQQQASAQWVQDRLRAHADWATLPDVAGAAARLLTDLGPDWFAPALALFQQALADARLLGRVDLDAVQQMANLEARHGEASGDLALVNRAITRLTDLLAMVAGGPAEARAGAPGLNAERASLLGSAHKRRAGLHARAGQVAAMRADLGQSLAWYRAAAPLAQGPEQHPYSVLNWLALAAWEPALAADIDASTGLALAQRCADAASGRFRLSNDFWDAVMAADAHLTLALLRGELGGAAADQAVNRLQARYLDSLTGLLLPLRGMDSVVQQMHLLAQCFAARGALAGPTAATDLRTATALHTLGERLLPGSTRSAPVVATAGGVAAVDAPAPPGAKAARPAKAAKPSTSAKPAKSANPTAVQATTQGSSQASSRANSASAKPAGKASRPRTATPAAAPAVKSPRGRRGK; translated from the coding sequence ATGACCCAGCCGACCCACCGCGCGCCGGTGACCATCGTCACGCCACCCGGTCGACGCATCGCCCAGCCCGAGCTGCCGCGCGGCCTGCGCCAGGATCAGCGCGGCACCGACAGCGATGCACGCTTTCTGCCCCCCGGCTTTGTGCGGGCGGTCGACGCGGTCGATCTGTCGGCCGGCGCACGCGACCTGGCCGGCGGTGCCGGGCAGGCGCTGTCGCCCGGTGCCAGCCAGGTGCTGGCCATCGAGCTGGACGAGGGCATCACCCTCTACACCAGCCCCGAGAACCTGCAGCGCACGCTGGCCCAGGTGGCGCCCGAGGCGGTGACGGCCGATGGCCGCGTGCTGCTCGAGGCCCTGGAAACCCGCGCCGCCAGCACCCGCGCCATCCGCGCCACCGGCGGTGCGGCACGGCTGGTGGCCCGCGTCACCACGCTCGAGGTCGGCCAGGCCGGCGACGCCATCACCCAGCTGGCCGGCAGCAAGCTGCGCGAGTGGCTGGGCGACCGCCTGGTGGGCGAGGCCGCCGAGCAGCTGGGCATCACCTGGTGGGGCACCAAGGCGCTGATGTGGGCCATCGAGGATCGCCATGGCCGCACCCACGGCCTGTACCGCTGGGTGGGCGGTGAAACCCAGCCGGCGGCGCTGTTCGCCCCCGAGCACGACCCGCGCCTGGCCAAGGAGGCGGCGCAGGGCCCGGTGCTGGTGTTCATCCACGGCACCGCGTCCAGCGTGGGCGGCAGCTTTGGCGACCTGCAGGCCGGCGCGCCCGACACCTGGCGCCTGCTCGAGCTGCAGTACGGCGAGCGCATCTACGGCTTCGAGCACCGCTCGCTGTCCGAAAGCCCGATCGAGAACGCGCTGCAGCTGGCGCGCGCACTGCCCGAGGGCGCCCGCCTGCACCTGGTCAGCCATTCGCGCGGCGGCCAGGTGGGCGATCTGCTGTGCATGGCCACCCACGACGGCGCCGAGCTCGACGCGCTGCTGGAGGCCTATGCCGTCGACGAGGTGGCGCTGGGCGGCGTGGACGACGAGACCGACCGCGCGCGCCTGCGCGCCGAGCTGGCCACCGCCTACGAGCGCCAGCGTGCCGCGCTGCGCGAGCTGGCCACGCTGCTGCGCACGCGGCGCTTCAAGGTCGAGCGTTATGTGCGCGTGGCCTGCCCGGCGCGCGGCACGCGCCTGGCCAGCGGCAACTTCGACGTCTTTCTGTCGGGCCTGCTGTCGCTGGTCGGCCTGGTGCCGGGCCTGGCCGGCAACCCCTGGTACATGGCCTTCAAGCGCGTGGTGCTCGAGATCGCCAGGAACCGCACCCGGCCGCAGCGTGTGCCGGGCATCGAGGCCATGCTGCCCGGCGCGCCGATGGCGCGGCTGCTGGCCCGGCTGCCGGCCCAGGCCGGCACGGCGATGGCGGTGATCGCCGGCGACATCGAGGGCGGCGGCCTGCTCAAGCGCCTGGGCGTGCTGTTCACCGACCACATGTTCTTCGACGGCGTCGACAACGACCTGGTCGTCGACAGCGACTCGATGAGCGCCGGCGTGGCCCGGCCGGCCACCACGCGGCGCCTGTTCGACCAGGGCCCCGAGGTCAACCACTTCCGCTACTTCACCAACAGCAGCACGCGCGAGGCCCTGCGCCAGTGGCTCACCGAGGCCGACCCCGGCGCGCTGGCGCAGTTCAGCCCGCTGCCGGCGCTGGCGCCCGAGCGCAGCCTGGCCGAGACCCAACGCCGCGACACCGTCCGCGCCAGCCAGCGCGGCCTCGAGCCGGCCAGCCTGCCGGTGGTCATCGTGCTGCCCGGCGTGATGGGCTCGCACCTGTGGGTCAACGGCCGCGACCGGGTGTGGATGGACCCGCTCGACCTGCTGGCCGGCGGGCTGCGCAAGCTGGCCTTCGGCCTGCCCGGCGTCAGCCCCGAGAAGCTGTTCGACCCCTCCTACGGCGAGCTGTGCGAGCACCTGGCCGCGAGCCACCAGGTCGAGCGCTTCGCCTACGACTGGCGCCTGCCGCTCGACGCCCTGGGCGATGCCCTGGCCGAACGCGTGCGCCGCGTGCTCGAGGCCAGCGCGCCCGCCGGCGCCGCGCCGCGCCCGGTGCGCCTGCTGGCGCACAGCATGGGCGGCCTGGTGGTGCGCGCGATGGCGGCACGCCACCCCGCGCTGTGGGAGGCCTTGATGCAGCGCCCCGGCGCACGCCTGGTGATGCTGGGCACGCCCAACCACGGCTCGCACCAGATGGTGGAGATGCTGATCGGCAAGGGCGACACGGTGCGCCTGCTGGCCCGCGCCGACCTGCGCCACAGCCTGCAGCAACTGCTCGACCTGGTGGGCGGCTTCCGCGGTGCGCTGGCCCTGCTGCCGCGCCCGGGCTTCCTGGACGAGGCCGCCATGCTGCAGGGCGCCGACCGCCAGCAGCCCGACTACTTTGCCCCGGCACTGTGGGAGCGCCTGCGCGCCGAGATGACCGACCTGTGGTTCGGCAACGGCGTGGTGGCACGGCTGCAGCCCGCGGCGCTGTCGGCCGCCAGCTGGCTGTGGCGCCAGCCGGGGCCGGCCGCCGGCCTGCCCGCGGCGCATGCCGAGCGATGCTTCTATGTGCACGGCGTGGCCGCCAGCACGCCCTGCGGCATGGTGCAGCGCAACGGCCGCTGGCAGATGCTGGCCACGCCGCGCGGCGACGGCACCGTCACCTGGGTGTCGGGCCGGCTCGAGGGCATTGCCGCCGCGCACCACTTCTACATGCCGGCCGGCCACGGCGCGCTGGCCGACACGCCGGAGTACTTCGACTCGCTGGCGCTGCTGCTGGCCGAGGGCCAGCCCGGCCGCCTGCTCAGCAGCCCGCCGCGCGTGCGCGACGCCAGTGGCGCCGAAGTCGTTGAACTGCAGGCCTACGACGCCGGCCCGCCACAGGTGCCCAGCGCCGAAGAGCTGGCCGCCAGCCTGCTGCGCCGCGAACCGCGGGCGCCGGTGCGCGATGCCGCGGGCCGCGGCCAGCGCCAGCTCAGCGTGCGGGTGCGCAACGACGACCTGCGCGCGCTCGACCGGCCGATCCTGGTGGGCCACTACGCGCAGGACGCGATCTCCGGCGCCGAGGCCCTGATCGATCGCGACCTGGTGCACGGCGCGCTGCGCCAGCGCTACGACCTGGGCCTGTACGCCGGCGCCGCCGGCACCGCCACCGTGGTGCTGCCGGCGCCCAATGCGATGGAACGCGCGCGAGGCAGCCGCCGCGGCGCGGTGGTGGCCGGCCTGGGCGTCTTTGACGGCTCGCTGGGCGCACCGGCCCTCACCGGCGCGGTGCGCAATGCGGTCACGCGGCTGCTGCTGCAGCTGCTCGACAGCGGCGAGCCCGCGCCGGCCGATCCGGCCGCCGCCGGCATCGCGCTGGCCACGCTGCTGATCGGCTACAACACCGCCGCCAACCTGGGCCTGGGCGACGTGATGACCGCGCTGATTCGCGGCACCGCCGAGGCCAACCACCGCTTCCACGAGGCCACCGGCAGCCCCTGGCATGTCGATGCGCTGGACATCGTCGAGCTCTACCGCGACACCGCGATCAGCGCCGCGCGCCAGCTCGAGCGCGTGGCCGCGCAGCTGTCGGCCGGCCGGGCGCTGCGCTGCCGCATCGCGGTGCAGCCGCTGCTCGAAGGCGGCGGCGCGCGCGAGCGCCTGCTCGATGCGCGTGGCGCCTCGTACTGGTCGCGGCTGATGGTGTCGTGCGCCGGCGACGAGGCCTCGGTGACGCCTGGCAGCCCCGACCTCGACACCGACACCGAGGCCGAGCCGGCGGCCGCTGCGCCGGCACCGGCCGCGGCGGCCGCCCGCATGCGCCGCGGCATGGCCGGCCGGCTGCGCTTTCTGTACCTGGGCTCGGGCCGCGCGCGGGTCGAGGCCCAGGTGCAGCAGCGCCAGCCCGGCCTGGTCGAGCGCCTGGTCGAGCAGCAGCTGCGCCAGCCCACCATCGACCTGGCCTTCGGCCGCACGCTGTTCCAGCTGATGGTGCCCAATGCGCTGAAGGATGTGGTGCGTCAGCTCGACCGCGCGGTGCTGGTGCTCGACGGCGCCACCGCCAACCTGCCCTGGGAAATGATGCGCGTGGACGACGAGCCGCTGGCCTGCCGCGCCGCGCTGGTGCGCCAGCTGGCCACGCTGCAGTACGCCACCCAGGTGCACCAGGCCGCCGGCCGCCGCGCGCTGGTCATCGGCAACCCGTCCTACGCCGGTTTCGGCCGCGCCTTCACGCTGCCCGGCACCGCGCCCTGGCCCGACCCCGACTCGCTGAGCGGCGCCGAGACCGAGGCCGAGGCCGTGGTGCAGGTGCTGCGCCAGGCGCTGTGGGAGCCCACCGCGCTGATCGGCCAGCAGCAGCGCGCGCTGCCCATCATCAACACCCTGCTGGGCCAGCCCTGGCGGCTGCTGCACATTGCCGCGCATGGCGTGGTCGACCTGCCGCACCCCGACGGCAACGCGCGCAGCGGCGTGGTGCTGTCCGACGGCCTGCTGATCACCGCCGCCGAGGTGGCCGCCATGCCGGCGGTGCCCGAGCTGGTGTTTCTGAACTGCTGCCATCTGGGCCAGCTCGACCTGGACGCCGACGCGCCGCACCTGGGCCACCGCAACCGCCTGGCCGCCAGCCTGGCGCGCGAGCTGATCCAGGCCGGCGTGCGCGCCGTGGTGGTGGCCGGCTGGGCGGTGGACGACCGCGCCGCCGAGCTGTTTGCCCGCACCTTCTACGAGCGCCTGCTGCTGGGCCGCCAGAACTTCGGCGACGCCGTGCACGAGGCGCGCCGCGCGGCCTACGCGGCGCACCGCCAGGGCACCACCTGGGGCGCCTACCAGGCCTATGGCGACCCCGGCTGGCGCTTTGGCGGCGATGTGGCCGAGGCCGGTGCCGCCGCGGCCAGCGCGGCCACGGCCAAGGCACCGGCCGCGCCCACGGTGCTGGTCTCGCCACGCGAACTGGTGGCCGAGCTGCAGCAGCGCTGCCGCGACCTGCGGCGCCAGGGCACGCCGCTCACGCCCTCGCAGCAGCAGGCCAGCGCGCAGTGGGTGCAGGATCGGCTGCGCGCCCATGCCGACTGGGCCACCCTGCCCGACGTGGCCGGCGCCGCGGCCCGCCTGCTCACCGATCTGGGCCCCGACTGGTTTGCGCCGGCGCTCGCGCTGTTTCAGCAGGCGCTGGCCGACGCGCGCCTGCTCGGCCGGGTCGATCTCGACGCGGTGCAGCAGATGGCCAACCTCGAGGCCCGCCACGGCGAGGCCAGTGGCGACCTGGCACTGGTCAACCGCGCCATCACCCGCCTGACCGATCTGCTGGCCATGGTGGCCGGCGGGCCGGCCGAGGCCAGGGCCGGTGCGCCGGGCCTCAATGCCGAGCGCGCCAGCCTGCTGGGCAGCGCCCACAAGCGCCGCGCCGGCCTGCACGCCCGCGCCGGCCAGGTGGCGGCCATGCGCGCCGACCTGGGCCAGAGCCTGGCCTGGTACCGCGCCGCCGCGCCGCTGGCGCAGGGCCCCGAGCAGCATCCCTACTCGGTGCTCAACTGGCTGGCCCTGGCGGCGTGGGAGCCGGCGCTGGCCGCCGACATCGACGCCAGCACCGGCCTGGCCCTGGCGCAGCGCTGCGCCGACGCGGCCAGTGGGCGCTTCCGGCTGTCCAACGACTTCTGGGACGCGGTGATGGCCGCCGATGCCCACCTCACGCTGGCACTGCTGCGCGGCGAGCTGGGCGGCGCCGCCGCCGACCAGGCCGTGAACCGGCTGCAGGCCCGGTACCTGGACAGCCTGACCGGCCTGCTGCTGCCGCTGCGCGGCATGGACTCGGTGGTGCAGCAAATGCACCTGCTGGCCCAGTGCTTTGCCGCACGCGGCGCGCTGGCCGGCCCCACCGCCGCCACCGACCTGCGCACCGCCACGGCCCTGCACACGCTGGGCGAGCGCCTGCTGCCCGGCAGCACCCGTAGCGCGCCGGTGGTGGCCACGGCAGGCGGTGTGGCCGCGGTGGACGCACCTGCACCGCCCGGCGCCAAGGCAGCCAGGCCGGCAAAGGCAGCCAAGCCATCCACGTCCGCCAAGCCCGCCAAGTCCGCCAATCCGACCGCCGTCCAGGCCACCACGCAAGGCAGCTCGCAAGCCAGCTCGCGAGCCAACAGCGCCAGTGCCAAGCCGGCCGGCAAGGCCAGCCGCCCGCGCACTGCTACGCCGGCTGCGGCCCCGGCTGTCAAGAGCCCACGCGGCCGTCGCGGCAAGTGA
- a CDS encoding septal ring lytic transglycosylase RlpA family protein: protein MICRPKTRHARAARISRTRSPSANSPTSRRARRHALRPAGRGRAGCAAALAGLVLLLAGCGSTPPRPASEAGVRPGAAVRPATPARRDEPVRQPAPDSTRDGPDANPPPNLVEVPDAEPRIEPLRVGGPNKPYEVLGTRYEPATTDVALAERGLASWYGRKFHGRPTANGETYDMYAMTAAHKTMPLPSYARVRNPRNGHEVVVRINDRGPFHAERVIDLSYTAALKLGLLGGVAPVEVQRITHEAIRTGSWRNPRLPPVPGLVLDDTAVATLAREPSEAPAGARPAAGGAYADDPIAAFASRPGRHNPAAMPSLPPPPAPGQPLAGSHSEPGAATHAARGWWLQLGAFRDHDGAVGFRQRVAQAVDGLGPLLAIFRERDLHRLQAGPYASRHDAALAADRLRATLALVPAIVERR from the coding sequence GTGATTTGCCGCCCCAAGACCCGCCACGCCCGCGCCGCCCGCATCAGCCGCACCCGTTCGCCCAGCGCCAACAGCCCCACCAGCCGCCGCGCCCGGCGCCACGCCCTGCGGCCGGCCGGCCGGGGGCGGGCCGGCTGCGCTGCCGCCCTGGCCGGGCTGGTGCTGCTGCTGGCCGGCTGCGGCAGCACGCCGCCGCGCCCCGCCAGCGAGGCCGGCGTGCGCCCCGGCGCTGCCGTGCGCCCGGCCACGCCGGCACGCCGCGACGAGCCGGTGCGCCAACCGGCGCCTGACAGCACGCGTGACGGCCCCGACGCCAACCCGCCGCCCAACCTGGTCGAGGTGCCCGACGCCGAGCCGCGCATCGAGCCGCTGCGCGTGGGCGGGCCCAACAAGCCCTACGAGGTGCTGGGCACGCGCTACGAGCCCGCCACCACCGATGTGGCGCTGGCCGAGCGCGGCCTGGCCTCGTGGTACGGCCGCAAGTTCCACGGCCGGCCCACGGCCAATGGCGAAACCTACGACATGTACGCCATGACCGCGGCGCACAAGACCATGCCGCTGCCCAGCTATGCCCGCGTGCGCAACCCGCGCAACGGCCATGAGGTGGTGGTGCGCATCAACGACCGCGGCCCCTTCCATGCCGAGCGCGTGATCGACCTCAGCTACACCGCCGCGCTCAAGCTGGGTCTGCTGGGCGGCGTGGCGCCGGTGGAGGTGCAGCGCATCACCCACGAGGCCATCCGCACCGGCAGCTGGCGCAACCCGCGGCTGCCGCCGGTGCCGGGCCTGGTGCTGGACGACACCGCCGTGGCCACCCTCGCGCGCGAGCCGTCCGAGGCCCCGGCCGGCGCGCGGCCGGCCGCCGGCGGCGCCTATGCCGATGACCCGATTGCCGCCTTTGCCAGCCGGCCGGGCCGGCACAACCCCGCCGCCATGCCCTCGCTGCCGCCGCCGCCGGCGCCCGGCCAGCCGCTGGCCGGCAGCCACAGCGAGCCCGGCGCCGCCACCCATGCGGCGCGCGGCTGGTGGCTGCAGCTGGGCGCGTTTCGCGACCACGACGGCGCGGTGGGCTTTCGCCAGCGGGTGGCCCAGGCGGTGGACGGCCTGGGGCCGCTGCTGGCCATCTTTCGCGAGCGCGACCTGCACCGCCTGCAGGCCGGCCCCTACGCCAGCCGGCACGATGCCGCCCTGGCCGCCGACCGCCTGCGCGCCACGCTGGCCCTGGTGCCGGCCATCGTCGAACGGCGGTAG